A region from the Aquimarina sp. ERC-38 genome encodes:
- a CDS encoding LacI family DNA-binding transcriptional regulator has protein sequence MKKSKASLGDIATTLGVSISTVSRALKGHPRIGAITRENVLKVARDLGYMSPGMLALEVKKRSKFIGVIIPKINYHLYAMAISGIEKVAETRGMHIIICQSNESQEREQSIVYELMDLGVAGVIVSLASETTDFSHFKALKQSKIPLVFFNRQCDEVETDKVVINNYKAACNATEHLVTIGCKKIAYLGGPEILQINQVRAAGYASTLQKYNLKPYSDFMVYSSFDRENILSSARKLLYAPETPDGVLAYSDQMAIGLMVAAKERGLKIPEDLAIIGFNNEPVDELLEPSLTSVDQPALLMGEESANLIFKQIDYPEEGYIKKVLKSFLVVRNSTNRNKV, from the coding sequence ATGAAAAAAAGCAAAGCAAGTTTAGGGGATATTGCAACTACTCTGGGGGTTTCTATTTCAACAGTATCTAGGGCGTTAAAAGGGCATCCCCGGATTGGAGCGATTACCAGAGAAAACGTCTTAAAGGTGGCAAGGGATTTAGGGTATATGTCTCCCGGTATGTTAGCGTTGGAAGTTAAGAAGCGAAGCAAGTTTATTGGTGTAATCATACCTAAAATTAACTATCACCTTTATGCAATGGCGATAAGCGGTATAGAAAAAGTGGCTGAAACAAGGGGGATGCATATTATTATTTGTCAATCGAACGAATCTCAAGAGAGGGAACAAAGCATTGTATACGAATTAATGGATCTGGGGGTAGCGGGAGTTATTGTTTCTTTAGCGAGTGAGACTACTGATTTTAGCCATTTTAAAGCCTTAAAACAAAGTAAAATTCCTCTTGTATTTTTTAATAGACAATGTGATGAAGTGGAAACGGATAAGGTAGTTATCAATAATTATAAAGCAGCCTGTAATGCAACCGAACATCTTGTTACCATAGGATGTAAAAAAATTGCTTATTTAGGCGGGCCTGAAATTCTTCAGATCAACCAGGTGAGAGCAGCCGGTTACGCATCTACATTACAAAAATATAATTTAAAACCCTATTCGGATTTTATGGTTTATAGTAGTTTTGATAGGGAAAATATTTTAAGTTCGGCTCGAAAATTACTGTATGCTCCTGAAACACCTGACGGGGTGCTGGCCTATAGTGATCAAATGGCTATTGGATTAATGGTTGCAGCAAAAGAACGGGGTTTAAAAATCCCAGAAGACCTTGCCATTATTGGTTTTAACAATGAACCGGTAGATGAACTTTTGGAACCATCTTTAACCAGTGTAGACCAACCGGCATTATTGATGGGAGAAGAGTCGGCTAATTTGATTTTTAAACAAATTGATTACCCGGAAGAAGGTTACATTAAAAAGGTTTTAAAGTCTTTTCTTGTAGTCCGCAATTCTACCAATCGGAATAAGGTTTGA
- a CDS encoding isocitrate/isopropylmalate dehydrogenase family protein, which yields MGKTYKIAVVNGDGVGAEIVPAGVSVLDAAAKKFGFKLEKEEFPFGAGYYKQHGKFMTDDALETLQNFDAIFFGAVGLPEIDDTLPARDYTFKVRTSFQQYINYRPVKLFSGVDSPLRYKTQKDIDFVVIRENNEGEFVQSGKILHAKEPAGVAMDTSIFTRFGIERVAHYSFKLARKRNHKVTNVTKSNTLISSLAYWDQVIAEVAEEYPDVEYSKMYIDNASASFVLRPEIFDVILTTNLFGDILSDLGGAIMGSLGLGGSGNVNPEKEFPSMFEPIHGSAPDIAGKNIANPIGQIWSAAIMLEHLGETEAAKDIMAGIEHTTSKGNLTKDLKGTATTTEVANSVVEFIRATNLITV from the coding sequence ATGGGGAAAACATATAAAATTGCAGTTGTAAACGGGGATGGAGTAGGAGCCGAAATTGTGCCTGCGGGCGTTTCAGTACTTGATGCCGCAGCAAAAAAGTTCGGATTTAAACTTGAAAAAGAAGAGTTCCCTTTTGGTGCCGGATATTACAAGCAACATGGAAAATTTATGACCGATGATGCATTAGAAACATTGCAAAATTTTGATGCTATCTTTTTTGGTGCCGTTGGCCTCCCTGAAATTGACGATACTTTACCTGCAAGGGATTATACTTTTAAAGTTCGTACTTCATTTCAGCAATACATCAATTATCGCCCGGTAAAACTATTTTCGGGTGTGGATAGTCCTTTAAGATATAAAACACAAAAAGATATTGACTTTGTAGTTATTCGCGAAAATAATGAGGGCGAATTTGTACAAAGTGGTAAAATATTACATGCCAAAGAACCTGCAGGGGTAGCAATGGATACCAGTATTTTTACAAGGTTTGGTATCGAACGTGTAGCTCATTATTCTTTTAAACTGGCGCGTAAAAGAAATCATAAAGTTACCAATGTAACTAAATCAAATACTTTGATTAGTAGTCTAGCTTATTGGGATCAGGTAATTGCTGAAGTAGCCGAAGAATACCCGGATGTGGAATATAGTAAAATGTATATCGATAACGCATCGGCAAGTTTTGTGTTACGTCCTGAGATTTTTGATGTTATTTTAACTACCAATCTTTTTGGTGATATCCTTTCCGATTTGGGTGGTGCCATCATGGGTAGTTTAGGCCTGGGTGGAAGTGGAAATGTCAATCCGGAAAAAGAATTTCCATCCATGTTTGAACCGATACACGGATCAGCACCTGATATTGCAGGAAAAAATATAGCGAACCCCATCGGACAAATTTGGTCTGCGGCTATTATGTTGGAACATTTGGGCGAAACCGAAGCGGCAAAAGATATCATGGCGGGTATAGAACATACGACTTCTAAGGGAAATCTAACGAAGGATCTGAAAGGTACGGCAACTACTACTGAAGTAGCAAATAGCGTGGTTGAGTTTATCCGCGCTACAAATTTGATTACCGTTTAG
- a CDS encoding aspartate kinase, translating to MKVLKFGGTSVGSVKNLQRIKDILTIEKDDKIVVCSAMSGVTDILVKLTQYARLKDDEGVNTITSQLETKHREVIDSLIKDESVKMELYDHLSFMINEIFDLCHRQFSESIEAQIVTYGETLLTYIFSGYLNAEGVVNTLVPAKDFMFVENTDSPNINLVAQRFKKILKSEEPSLIITQGFVCRDHLGQISTLKRGGSDYTATIIGAAVNASEVQIWTDIDGLHNNDPRYVDDTNPIAHLTYNEAAELAYFGAKILHPQTVSPVVDKDIPVLLKNTFDPGATGTVISDRVHQKGLKAISAKDNITAIKIKSNRMLMAHGYLKQIFEVFDRYATSIDMITTSEIAISLTIDNTEFLDQIVAEIETYAEITVEEQYSIICIVGESVIKDQKSYKLFEILNHISVRMISYGGSDNNISLLVPTKDKIATLRFLNKKLFQKEKETVL from the coding sequence GTGAAAGTTTTAAAGTTTGGTGGTACTTCCGTTGGTTCAGTTAAAAATCTACAAAGAATAAAGGATATTCTAACTATAGAAAAGGATGACAAAATAGTAGTCTGTTCCGCTATGTCAGGGGTTACGGATATTTTAGTCAAATTAACTCAATATGCTCGTCTTAAAGATGATGAAGGGGTAAATACTATTACCAGTCAGTTAGAAACTAAACATAGAGAAGTCATTGATTCTTTAATTAAGGATGAATCTGTAAAAATGGAATTATATGACCATTTATCCTTTATGATTAATGAAATTTTTGATCTGTGTCACCGTCAATTTTCAGAAAGTATAGAAGCACAAATTGTTACTTATGGAGAAACTTTATTGACCTATATCTTTTCCGGTTATTTAAATGCCGAAGGAGTGGTGAACACGCTGGTGCCAGCAAAAGATTTTATGTTTGTTGAAAATACAGATAGCCCTAATATTAATTTGGTAGCTCAAAGATTTAAGAAAATTCTTAAAAGCGAAGAACCTTCTCTTATCATCACGCAAGGTTTTGTTTGTAGAGATCATTTAGGACAAATTAGTACGTTGAAGCGAGGCGGTAGTGATTATACAGCAACTATTATCGGAGCAGCCGTAAATGCAAGCGAAGTACAAATATGGACAGATATTGACGGGTTACATAATAATGATCCGAGATATGTAGATGATACTAATCCTATCGCACACTTGACCTATAACGAAGCAGCAGAACTTGCTTATTTTGGGGCAAAAATTTTACATCCGCAAACCGTATCTCCGGTAGTTGATAAAGATATCCCGGTACTTTTAAAAAATACGTTTGACCCCGGAGCAACCGGAACCGTCATTTCTGACCGAGTACATCAAAAAGGTTTAAAAGCCATTTCTGCAAAAGATAATATTACAGCAATCAAGATCAAATCTAATCGTATGTTGATGGCACACGGATATTTAAAACAAATTTTTGAAGTTTTTGACCGATATGCCACTTCAATAGATATGATTACCACTTCAGAAATTGCCATTTCATTGACCATCGATAACACAGAATTTTTAGATCAGATAGTGGCAGAGATCGAGACTTATGCAGAAATAACGGTAGAAGAACAATACAGTATTATTTGTATTGTAGGAGAGTCTGTAATTAAAGATCAAAAATCGTATAAGCTATTTGAAATTCTTAACCATATTTCGGTACGAATGATTTCTTACGGGGGTAGTGATAATAATATTTCGTTATTAGTTCCTACCAAAGATAAAATAGCCACTCTCCGGTTTTTAAATAAAAAATTGTTTCAAAAAGAGAAAGAAACAGTACTATAA
- a CDS encoding Gfo/Idh/MocA family protein — MTKLKGVCIGSGYFSQFHFEAWKRLEDVEITAVCDLNKEIAENAVKTYGFTNAYDDIEEMFIKEQPDFVDIITPPQTHLEICRLAMKHQVHIICQKPLAPSLDEAQQIADLIEQYNVRMMVHENFRFMPWYREIKKLLEQNVIGSQIHALNLRVRMGDGWQKDAYMNRQPYFREMKQLLMYETGVHFIDVFRYLGGKITKVYARLKRLNTNIKGEDFSWVQFDFANEGLGFIDANRYNESTAIDTRLTFGAVVLEGNKGTIRLYEDGKIAIQPLGEKEIIHNYTFKNRNFAGDCVFNTQEHFVEQLLSGSPFETDIATYIKNIEILEKVYESHEAGLPLDI; from the coding sequence ATGACAAAATTAAAAGGAGTTTGCATTGGTTCGGGATATTTTAGCCAGTTTCATTTTGAAGCCTGGAAACGTTTGGAAGATGTAGAAATTACGGCGGTTTGCGACTTAAATAAAGAAATAGCAGAAAATGCAGTTAAAACCTACGGATTTACAAACGCTTATGACGATATAGAGGAAATGTTTATAAAAGAGCAACCTGATTTCGTCGATATTATCACTCCGCCGCAAACTCATTTAGAAATTTGCCGTTTGGCAATGAAACATCAGGTTCATATCATTTGCCAAAAACCTCTAGCACCTTCGTTAGACGAGGCTCAACAAATAGCTGATCTCATTGAACAATACAATGTGAGAATGATGGTTCATGAAAACTTTAGGTTTATGCCCTGGTACCGGGAAATAAAAAAACTTCTTGAACAAAATGTAATTGGTAGTCAGATTCACGCTCTAAATCTAAGGGTACGCATGGGAGATGGTTGGCAGAAGGATGCCTATATGAACCGTCAGCCTTATTTTAGGGAAATGAAGCAATTGTTGATGTATGAGACTGGGGTTCATTTTATTGATGTATTTCGTTATTTAGGAGGGAAAATTACCAAAGTATACGCCCGGTTAAAACGGCTGAATACCAATATAAAAGGGGAGGATTTTAGTTGGGTACAATTTGATTTTGCTAACGAAGGATTGGGTTTTATTGATGCCAACCGTTATAATGAAAGCACGGCAATTGATACTAGGTTGACTTTTGGTGCGGTAGTCTTAGAAGGGAATAAAGGAACCATCCGACTTTACGAAGATGGAAAAATAGCTATTCAACCTCTTGGGGAAAAAGAAATTATACATAACTATACGTTCAAAAACCGAAATTTTGCCGGGGATTGTGTATTTAATACCCAAGAACATTTTGTAGAACAACTGTTATCAGGAAGCCCTTTCGAAACAGATATCGCTACCTATATTAAAAATATTGAAATATTGGAAAAAGTGTACGAATCTCATGAAGCTGGGTTGCCTTTAGATATTTAG
- a CDS encoding MFS transporter — MSEKKYFPRRYFMVLGTFLLALLLYIDRVCISVAKEPISGTLNLNDKQMGWVLAAFSLGYAFFQTPSGMLSDKLGPRKVLSVIVAVWSGFTALTGAAWNFISLLVVRFLFGAGEAGAFPGMSRAIYSWIPLQERGLVTGINFSGSRLGAAFALPLVAWMIDDFGWRTSFVILGCIGVVWAGAWFLLFRDNPEEHSGISEDEKDFIIATRQQNETEKTTEKISMAILLRSKNMWLAMGQYFCSNFTFFFALTWLFPHVKTAYNLDTIEAGFYTSIPLIFGALGNWTAGAMSDRIFKNGNWDRSRIFPASLGFLLAAIGLIGSIYMNNVVGAIIFLSLAIFGADMTLPPSWSFCVDIGKENSGAVSGTMNMAGNIGAFLTALAFPYLQSWTESTTPFFIVGAILNIIAIILWYNMKPQKHFSTY; from the coding sequence ATGAGCGAAAAAAAATATTTCCCAAGAAGGTATTTTATGGTTTTAGGCACCTTTTTATTAGCACTTTTACTTTATATAGACCGTGTTTGCATCTCGGTTGCCAAAGAACCTATATCGGGAACGCTTAATTTAAATGATAAACAAATGGGTTGGGTATTGGCAGCTTTTTCTTTGGGTTATGCCTTTTTCCAAACTCCGTCGGGAATGTTATCCGATAAGTTGGGGCCTAGAAAGGTACTTTCTGTCATTGTAGCTGTTTGGTCAGGGTTTACTGCGTTGACCGGGGCAGCCTGGAATTTTATTTCGCTTTTGGTTGTCCGGTTTTTATTCGGTGCAGGTGAAGCCGGGGCTTTTCCGGGGATGTCTAGGGCAATTTATAGTTGGATACCCCTACAAGAAAGAGGTCTGGTTACCGGAATTAATTTCTCAGGTTCAAGGTTAGGAGCTGCCTTTGCGTTGCCTCTCGTTGCTTGGATGATCGATGATTTCGGATGGCGTACTTCTTTTGTTATTTTAGGGTGTATCGGAGTAGTTTGGGCAGGGGCATGGTTTCTTTTATTTAGAGATAATCCCGAAGAACATAGCGGTATTTCAGAAGATGAAAAAGATTTTATAATTGCAACCCGACAACAAAATGAAACCGAAAAAACAACAGAGAAAATCAGTATGGCCATTTTGCTTCGGTCAAAAAATATGTGGCTTGCCATGGGGCAGTATTTCTGTAGTAATTTCACTTTTTTCTTTGCTTTGACGTGGCTATTTCCACATGTAAAAACAGCATATAACCTGGATACCATTGAAGCGGGTTTTTATACTTCGATACCTTTGATTTTCGGAGCTTTAGGTAATTGGACCGCTGGTGCAATGAGTGATCGTATTTTTAAAAATGGTAATTGGGACCGCTCACGTATTTTTCCGGCATCCCTTGGATTTTTATTAGCTGCTATCGGATTGATCGGTAGTATATATATGAATAATGTGGTTGGTGCTATTATTTTCTTAAGCCTTGCTATATTTGGAGCAGATATGACTTTACCACCCTCATGGTCTTTTTGTGTGGATATTGGTAAAGAAAATTCCGGGGCAGTTTCAGGAACTATGAACATGGCCGGAAATATCGGGGCATTTCTAACTGCGTTGGCATTTCCTTATCTACAATCCTGGACGGAATCGACCACTCCTTTTTTTATCGTTGGTGCCATATTAAATATCATTGCTATTATATTATGGTATAATATGAAACCGCAAAAACACTTCTCAACCTATTAA
- a CDS encoding four-carbon acid sugar kinase family protein, with the protein MTDQAIIKSIQEGEKSKDNREEIRKELLRNPRTIVILDDDPTGTQTVHNVPVVTQWSEEVIENEVVKSPVFFILTNSRALQAEEAKALGTLIGQRLKKAAVKYDKKLLVISRSDSTLRGHYPNEVTALAEGLGWTRTKELLIPAFFEGGRYTFNDIHYVKEGEDFIPAGETPFARDNTFGYKSSNLKEWIAEKTDGAISTNEVKSLGLDLIQNHSIEKVCDILNGDQHHFIINATSYNDLSTIALACLRSKGPFIFRTAASFVNAISGIEVKPLLQKEELFTKTNSTKGLVVVGSYVPKTTAQLTYLKKYSDAFFIELNVTELIKSTSVEKELRKISAKIDDQIEQKKTVVLYTEREVIKGDTKEESLEIVNQVSRNLITIIKNLKNKPGYILAKGGITSSDIAVKALKVTRANTIGQVIKGVPVWQLGSEAKFPELPYIIFPGNVGESDSLYNVIHKLS; encoded by the coding sequence ATGACCGACCAGGCAATTATAAAATCAATACAAGAAGGAGAAAAATCTAAGGATAATCGTGAAGAAATCCGTAAAGAACTTCTTAGAAACCCAAGAACTATCGTCATTTTGGATGATGACCCAACTGGGACTCAAACCGTTCATAATGTTCCGGTAGTTACCCAATGGTCAGAAGAAGTTATTGAAAATGAAGTAGTAAAAAGTCCTGTATTTTTTATTTTAACGAATTCACGTGCCCTCCAGGCCGAAGAAGCTAAGGCTTTGGGTACTTTGATAGGGCAACGACTTAAAAAAGCGGCGGTTAAATACGATAAGAAATTATTGGTAATCAGCCGTAGTGATTCTACTTTACGGGGTCATTATCCTAATGAAGTAACTGCATTAGCTGAAGGATTAGGTTGGACCCGTACAAAAGAATTATTAATTCCGGCTTTTTTTGAAGGAGGAAGATATACCTTTAATGATATCCACTACGTTAAAGAAGGTGAGGACTTTATTCCGGCGGGCGAAACCCCTTTTGCCAGGGATAATACCTTTGGTTACAAGTCTTCCAATTTAAAAGAATGGATAGCCGAAAAAACCGATGGTGCTATAAGTACTAACGAAGTTAAAAGTTTGGGCTTAGATCTTATTCAGAATCATTCGATAGAGAAAGTATGTGATATCCTTAATGGAGACCAGCATCATTTTATAATAAATGCTACTTCTTACAATGACTTAAGTACAATCGCTTTGGCATGCTTAAGGTCAAAAGGTCCTTTTATCTTCAGAACAGCCGCATCATTTGTTAATGCTATTTCGGGTATCGAGGTAAAACCGCTTCTTCAAAAGGAAGAACTTTTTACAAAAACTAATTCAACCAAAGGATTGGTGGTTGTAGGTTCGTATGTGCCAAAAACTACAGCGCAGTTAACTTATCTTAAAAAGTATTCCGATGCTTTTTTTATAGAACTTAATGTAACCGAATTGATAAAAAGTACTTCTGTAGAAAAAGAATTAAGGAAAATCAGTGCTAAAATTGATGATCAAATCGAACAAAAAAAGACCGTGGTTTTATATACTGAAAGAGAAGTAATAAAAGGCGATACCAAGGAAGAAAGCCTGGAAATTGTAAATCAAGTGTCCCGAAATTTAATAACTATCATTAAAAATCTTAAAAATAAACCCGGGTATATTTTAGCTAAAGGAGGAATTACTTCTAGCGATATTGCTGTAAAAGCATTAAAGGTAACCAGAGCTAATACCATTGGACAGGTCATTAAGGGTGTTCCGGTTTGGCAATTGGGTAGTGAAGCCAAGTTTCCCGAATTACCCTATATCATTTTTCCGGGTAATGTAGGGGAGAGTGATTCCCTTTATAATGTAATTCACAAATTATCATGA
- a CDS encoding cyclase family protein, producing MIDKKVIDLSLSINENMAGVSIEPAKTLKQDGWNATTLHLYSHSGTHMDAPLHFEVNDQTMDTIPVNRLISETWVVDLTHIQPQELITIGHLKVIEDKIQKGQSILLHTGWSKRLGTKSYRDGLPRISPELADWLGKKGVNMLGVEPPSVADVNNLEEVTEVHTLLMKNDIVIIEGLTNLEELSKEKITLIAMPLKVENGDGAPARVVALE from the coding sequence ATGATCGATAAAAAAGTTATTGACCTCTCCCTATCTATCAATGAAAACATGGCAGGCGTATCCATTGAACCAGCCAAAACCTTGAAACAGGACGGATGGAATGCTACGACCTTGCATTTGTATTCGCATAGTGGTACGCATATGGATGCCCCTCTACATTTCGAGGTGAACGACCAAACGATGGATACCATTCCTGTTAACCGACTTATATCGGAAACCTGGGTGGTTGATTTAACCCATATTCAGCCGCAAGAATTAATTACGATTGGTCATTTAAAAGTTATTGAAGATAAAATTCAAAAGGGGCAAAGTATTCTCTTACATACGGGATGGAGTAAAAGATTGGGAACCAAAAGTTACCGGGACGGACTTCCCAGAATTAGTCCTGAACTAGCAGATTGGTTGGGTAAAAAAGGGGTAAATATGTTAGGGGTTGAGCCTCCTTCAGTCGCTGATGTCAATAACCTGGAAGAAGTTACCGAAGTCCATACATTATTAATGAAAAACGATATTGTAATTATTGAAGGCTTAACCAACCTGGAAGAGCTATCAAAGGAAAAGATAACCTTGATCGCTATGCCGTTAAAAGTAGAAAATGGCGATGGTGCTCCGGCAAGAGTCGTTGCCTTAGAATAA
- a CDS encoding S41 family peptidase gives MFTQEGSQWLRFPAISPDGKTIAFGYQGDIYTVPSTGGKATILTISDSYDRMPIWSPDGSQIAFASNRYGNFDVFIMPSKGGISRRLTFHSSNDSPSDFSPDGNSVLFSSSRLDLHTNQLFPSSVLPELYQVPTKGGRVQQVITTPAVNAKISRDGKTILFQDSKGYEDPLRKHHTSSVTRDIWKYNIESKTYTQLSIFNGEDVDPVFAKDGNSYYFLSESSGSFNVHKATLSGGPSQQISNFSTHPVRHLSIASNGIICYSYHGSIYLQDDTAEPQLLKIDIRSDLRNLPVKTVPVNDGLTEFSVSSNGKEIAFIKRGEVFVSSIKDGTTKRITNTPEQERDVSFSPDGKTVLYAGERDGSWNLYETSISRKEEKYFFNSTVLKEKIILNSDSETFQPSYSPDGKEVAFLEERTHLKVINLKSKEVREVIPDNNNYSYSDGDQFYEWSPDSKWFLVNYLREGQWIDQAGLVKASGKEPVINIAPTGYGAYAPRWMMEGKMITWYSARNGMKNHGSWGNEMDFYGMFLTKAAWDSYNLTELEAELIAEEKKEVDSEDEKKESKDKKKTEDKEKEVDPISIELEGREDRISRLTTHSSHLGPAIVSKDGKTLYYLAKFEKGYNLWQTNLRTKATKILASLNAQSEGDIEMGAKEEFLYILSGGKLSKVDLKKGKVESISVKGEMSLNEMSERAYLAEHIWRQTKKKFYLKNMQGVDWDFYKKAYFAKLKEINNNFDFAELMSEMLGELNASHTGAFYRKSDPNGDQTASLGIFLDPSYSDNGLRIIEIMDKSPFKNKSSKAKPGHIIKSIDGVMIDKDLNYYPLLNRKAGKNVLITIYDPKSKKQWDEIVKPITNRKLRQIRYERWVKNCNRIVEKLSEGKLGYVHVQGMNDESFRKVYNDALGKHYNKEGLIVDTRFNGGGWLHDDLATFLNGKTYMNFRPRDQNLGSEPQFKWSKPSVVVMSESNYSDAHMFPVTYQAMGIGKLVGMPVPGTGTAVWWEKLQNGITFGIPMVGMLDTKGKYLENQQLEPDVKVALDPGIVITGRDQQLEAAIKTLLEN, from the coding sequence TTGTTTACTCAGGAGGGTTCTCAGTGGCTACGTTTTCCGGCAATATCTCCGGATGGTAAAACTATAGCCTTCGGCTATCAGGGTGACATTTATACAGTACCATCTACCGGAGGAAAGGCTACTATTCTCACTATAAGCGATAGCTATGATCGCATGCCTATATGGTCTCCTGATGGTTCTCAAATAGCTTTTGCTTCAAATAGATATGGAAATTTTGATGTTTTTATAATGCCTTCAAAAGGTGGTATTTCCCGTAGATTAACATTCCATTCTTCTAATGATAGCCCTAGTGATTTTAGTCCTGATGGCAATTCTGTTTTATTCTCATCTTCACGTTTAGATTTACACACTAATCAACTGTTTCCTTCTTCTGTATTACCAGAGTTGTACCAGGTACCAACTAAAGGAGGTAGAGTACAACAAGTTATAACTACCCCCGCAGTTAATGCTAAAATTAGTAGGGATGGAAAGACAATACTCTTTCAAGATTCAAAAGGGTATGAAGATCCACTTCGAAAACATCACACATCCTCTGTTACCCGCGATATTTGGAAGTATAATATTGAATCGAAGACTTATACGCAATTAAGTATATTTAATGGAGAAGACGTAGATCCTGTTTTTGCAAAAGATGGTAATTCCTATTATTTCTTAAGTGAATCATCGGGTAGTTTTAATGTACATAAAGCAACCCTATCCGGAGGACCTTCTCAGCAAATTTCAAATTTTAGTACGCATCCGGTTCGTCATTTAAGTATAGCTTCAAATGGTATAATCTGTTACAGTTATCACGGTAGCATTTATTTGCAAGATGATACTGCTGAACCTCAACTTTTAAAGATCGATATACGTTCTGATTTACGTAACCTACCTGTTAAAACAGTTCCGGTAAATGACGGTCTTACTGAGTTTAGTGTTTCTTCAAATGGGAAAGAAATAGCATTTATCAAACGTGGTGAAGTATTTGTCAGTTCAATTAAAGACGGAACAACCAAACGAATTACAAACACTCCCGAACAAGAACGTGATGTATCTTTTAGTCCTGATGGAAAAACTGTACTTTATGCCGGCGAACGTGATGGAAGCTGGAATTTATATGAAACTTCAATAAGCCGTAAAGAAGAAAAATACTTTTTTAATTCGACAGTTTTAAAAGAGAAAATAATTCTTAATTCGGATTCTGAAACATTTCAACCAAGTTATTCTCCTGATGGTAAAGAAGTTGCTTTTTTGGAAGAACGCACCCATCTTAAGGTAATTAACTTAAAGAGTAAGGAAGTACGTGAGGTCATACCTGATAATAATAACTATTCATATTCAGATGGCGATCAATTTTATGAGTGGTCTCCGGATAGCAAGTGGTTTTTAGTAAACTATCTAAGAGAAGGTCAATGGATAGATCAGGCAGGTCTGGTCAAAGCATCCGGTAAAGAACCTGTTATCAATATAGCTCCTACCGGTTATGGTGCATACGCCCCGAGATGGATGATGGAAGGTAAAATGATTACCTGGTATTCAGCTCGAAACGGAATGAAGAATCACGGCAGTTGGGGAAATGAAATGGACTTCTACGGAATGTTTTTAACTAAAGCTGCCTGGGATAGTTACAACCTAACTGAACTTGAAGCAGAACTTATAGCTGAAGAGAAAAAAGAAGTAGATTCTGAAGATGAAAAAAAAGAATCAAAGGATAAGAAGAAAACCGAAGATAAAGAAAAAGAAGTTGACCCCATTAGCATTGAACTTGAAGGTCGAGAAGATCGAATTTCCAGATTAACTACTCATTCTTCACATCTAGGACCAGCCATTGTTTCAAAAGATGGTAAAACATTGTACTATTTAGCTAAATTTGAAAAAGGTTATAATCTGTGGCAAACTAACCTTCGAACGAAAGCAACAAAAATTCTTGCTTCTTTAAACGCACAAAGCGAAGGTGATATTGAGATGGGAGCTAAAGAAGAATTTCTCTATATTTTATCCGGTGGCAAACTAAGTAAAGTTGACCTAAAAAAAGGGAAAGTAGAAAGTATTTCGGTTAAAGGCGAAATGTCTCTTAATGAGATGTCTGAACGTGCATATCTGGCAGAACATATTTGGCGTCAGACAAAGAAGAAATTTTACCTTAAAAACATGCAGGGAGTAGATTGGGATTTTTATAAGAAAGCTTATTTTGCGAAACTCAAAGAAATAAACAACAACTTTGATTTTGCGGAACTAATGAGTGAAATGTTAGGTGAGTTAAATGCTTCTCATACCGGTGCATTTTATAGAAAGTCTGATCCAAATGGAGATCAAACTGCTTCTTTAGGAATTTTTCTAGATCCATCATACTCTGATAATGGTTTGAGGATTATAGAAATCATGGATAAAAGTCCGTTTAAAAATAAAAGTAGTAAAGCTAAACCTGGACATATCATAAAATCCATAGATGGTGTGATGATAGATAAAGATTTAAATTATTATCCACTTCTTAATCGAAAAGCTGGTAAAAATGTTTTAATAACTATATATGATCCTAAATCAAAAAAACAATGGGATGAAATAGTAAAACCTATTACTAATAGAAAATTACGTCAAATTCGTTACGAAAGATGGGTTAAGAATTGTAACCGTATTGTAGAAAAACTTTCTGAAGGTAAATTGGGATACGTACACGTGCAGGGAATGAATGATGAGAGCTTTAGAAAAGTATACAATGATGCGTTAGGGAAACATTATAATAAAGAAGGACTCATTGTAGATACTAGGTTTAATGGTGGGGGTTGGCTTCACGATGATCTTGCCACATTCTTGAATGGAAAGACGTATATGAACTTTAGGCCTAGAGATCAGAATTTAGGGTCAGAACCTCAATTTAAATGGAGTAAACCATCCGTTGTAGTTATGAGTGAAAGTAATTATTCTGATGCTCATATGTTCCCGGTTACTTATCAAGCCATGGGTATTGGCAAGCTGGTAGGAATGCCAGTACCTGGGACTGGAACAGCAGTATGGTGGGAAAAGTTACAAAACGGAATTACTTTTGGAATACCAATGGTAGGGATGCTTGATACTAAAGGTAAGTACCTAGAAAATCAACAACTCGAACCTGATGTAAAGGTTGCTTTAGACCCGGGTATAGTTATAACAGGACGAGATCAACAACTAGAAGCTGCAATTAAGACATTGTTAGAAAATTAA